A genome region from Thermomonospora amylolytica includes the following:
- a CDS encoding DUF485 domain-containing protein, producing the protein MSGRPQRVLVTSPRTRAARRPRRPVTREIDEQTGLGEVYMRSLIRSQLRLGLGVCAALGVVAGGLPLLFGLVPELREIRLGGLPLAWLLLAGLVYPAFVLCGRWYVRQAERNERDFADLVDRDT; encoded by the coding sequence GTGAGCGGCCGGCCGCAGCGGGTGCTGGTCACCAGCCCGCGCACCCGGGCGGCGCGGCGGCCCCGCCGCCCGGTGACCCGGGAGATCGACGAGCAGACCGGCCTCGGCGAGGTCTACATGCGCTCGCTGATCCGCTCCCAGCTGCGGCTGGGGCTGGGCGTGTGCGCCGCGCTGGGCGTGGTGGCCGGCGGGCTGCCGCTGCTGTTCGGCCTGGTCCCCGAGCTGCGCGAGATCCGCCTCGGCGGCCTGCCGCTGGCCTGGCTGCTGCTGGCCGGGCTGGTCTACCCGGCGTTCGTGCTGTGCGGCCGGTGGTACGTCCGCCAGGCCGAGCGCAACGAACGCGACTTCGCCGACCTGGTCGACCGCGACACATGA